In the Brettanomyces nanus chromosome 1, complete sequence genome, TAATTTGTCAAAATTATTGTACACTGTGGTCTTGGGAATGAAAAACAAGACAAATGTCATGACGAACGCTCCTGATGAAACGAAAAGCCGAAAAGCATTCCACTTGTTTGAGAAGAACAACTTTGGACCGTAAGCATAgagggaaagaaaattaTAGATAAGCAATCCAGAAGTAGAAATCATGAAAATCGCATAACGAACATCGTTTCCAGCCGTTGACATTGGATATGCTTCAGAAAGAAGTCCACCAAGATGAATGAACAAAAGACCCTTCACATACCTTGAAATGTGACGGTTCTTACTCACAAAAGCGTCGTATAACCTCTTTCTAAATGGACTCATATGAGAGCTGTCAATTCTTTTCGAAGGCTTCACCTGACCTAgaattttcttcacctcATACCAAGCTAGCTGTTGCTCAGACAGATAGGCGACACCTGTCTGCATCGAATAGTTGTTGATgatcaaagaaacaaaaacaTTTAAGATTAACACGatcgaaaagaaattgaaaagtaCAATGAAGATCGCATTACCAGGAGAGGCAAAAGTATTAGGAGACGTTTCAAAACCAGTGATGTTCATGAGGTTAAGTAACAAATCCACCCATCCTTCTAAGGAAATGATCTGAAACATTGTGAAAAGAGCATGTCGGAAGGTATTGAACTCAAGATATGGGTAAGTGAATGCATTGGGACTTAAAACATCCCATTTGAATACCTCATTGGCAAATTCTAATGCACACTCAGCTCTGCTGCTGTCTCCATCAGAACAGGAACCCAATTTCCCTCTGAAAAGATTAAGACCCCAAAGGGCGAAGGGAATCAAAAGCGAAAGAGCAATAATAGCAGCAGTAAAGATCCTTCTAGCACCAGAAATTACGGCAAACTGAAATGCTTCCCGAGATCCCTTTGTGATAGTCAAAAGACGGAAACCTCTCAGAGCTCTGATGGCACCGACGATAGTTAAAACAGTATACTCATTGAACAGAACAGCAAAAACCGCAAACCAGAAAGAGATAAGAACAACGAAATCGATCACGTTCCATGAAGAACCAAGATAGGCGCACGGACCAAAAGCAAAACCGTCTGCCACAACCTTGATGATAAATTCGACGGTaaaaagaattgaaaagaacaagtcCAAATACAAAGTCCAGTTCCACTCATTGGAATAGAAGCCCATACGCCTCTTGTATAGGGGAGTGGTATAGCAGGCCACTACAATGACAGCAATGGAAGCAATGAACATAATCACTGAGAATGTATCTCGTAAAAAGGGAATAGGCTGAACACCTACAGTACGGACACCTCTTCCAGGTGCCACCAACTTTTGACAAGATATTCGAAAACTGTTGTTACCAGGAAACAAGGCCAATGACCGATCGACGGTTCCAACACCCGCATTATTTCGCTTCTCTTTAATCCTAGCCACCCACCTCTTTAGTAGCAAAACAAACCGACCATATACTCTGCCAAGGGCTCTCATTACCCGACTATAAAGTGGAATAAATCGAAACAAATCCGAAATCCATGCACCAAAAAGATAAACCAAAGAAGGTTCTTTGTGTACGGGCTCTTGTTCTGAACTGTAGTTTTCcatcaacatcttcattttctcaaTCAAAACAGTTCTAGTAGCCTCAGCACCTTGCGAGTTGTTGATTCTCCGTCTAAAAGAGTCAAATAGAGCTGTTTCCTTGTGCAAGGtagccttcttcaacttcctgtAAAACTGCTCAATCTGCTGACGCTTCTTTTCAGATTCTGGAAGTCCGATATTCTCCGTTATAATGGCAATGAAAATGTTGAGCAACACAGTATTTGAGAATATGAACCAAGAAATCAAACAGACAGAACAGAAGAACCTAGTGAATCCATTCGCAGCAGATTGTTGAGCATAGTAAAGTATCTCTGTCCAATTTTCAGTGGAAGTGATAGTATAAAGCGACAACATGACATTAGGCAAGTTTAGCATGATGAGCTGGTTCGACACAAGAAACTTTTCAGGAGAGATTACATTTTCAAACATCCTTGCCATAATGATACCTATGAGGTAGATAGAAAGcacgaagaagagacacAGATGCAAGAAAGGTTTAATTCTGGTAAACACAGATTGCCAtgcttctttcaagaaACCAAACGAAATCACAACCCTATAGAATCTGGCGATTTGAAATACACTAAGCCAACCATACAGTGCACCCAATCGCTTGTAGATAGGAGGAGCAATGATAACTGAAGTGATCACAGCAAGAATGAGATCGATCCAGTTAGCTATTGAATAGAAAAAGACTCTGCAGTGACCACCTGGCACGAAACACAAAAATCGAATCAAGATTTCACCGGCCAAGATCATCGTGGTAACAAACTGTGCCCTATAGTACTTGTTGAAAGCAATCATAGCGTCATCCGATGTCTTGGTACACTCAAAAATGAAGCTTACCATGATAATGACGACAAACACACTGCtaaagttgaagagtttggtGATATTCTTTGAATGGGAAACAAAGTCGGCATATCTAATGTGCCACATCTTCAATTTTATCTCAAATTTTGACCCTTTTCCCTGACTTCTATTTTCCATGACCTCCAAATGTACTCTGTAGGAGTTGATGATCACAGCAATGACTAAATTAAGCAACCAGACAGTtaggaaaaaaatggagaaaatgaagaacaTTGAAGCTGCAATCGTTTCGCTATCCATGGTATAATACATGATATCGGTGAAAGTGTTGGCACTCATGATAACAAATACAAGCTCGAGCGAATGAAAGATATTATCGAAGGAAACCGTGTTTCCATAAGGATTCTCGCTCAAAATACACTTCGAATAAATGGGGCATCTAAATCCCTTTATCtgagaggaagatgaaccATCCGCCTCCAACCAGGGCATAGCGTGCTTTGTAGTTGGGTCTAAATAAGAGCCACAAAACTGTAATTTTTGTAAGTAAGTTTCAGCGGGATTGGAAGGATTCTCCCATACACAATGCCTTCTTAAAGAAGTCTTGAAAGACTGAACACCAATGACAGCAAAAAGAATCCAAAAGCAAACTAGGAAAAGCGTCACCTCTTTGCATTGAGCACCGGCGGCTCGAATACCCTTAAGGCACATACGCGTACCGTGGGTGATATTGAAAAGTCGCAATATCTTGAGGCACATGAGCGAGCGAAACACAGTGCATCTGTATTTTATGTCTACTTCAGACATTGAAAGAGCGAAAGagatccagaaagagactaTAGAAATAAAGTCAATTTTATTCCAATCTGCACGAAGATAAGCACGAGGAGCCATAAGGACGGCTGTATTTCGATGGGCTTCGGTCTGCTTGGGGACGGGGTTATGAGTCTCCGTCCCCTCATCCAAGAATGGATTAGCCTCATCTGTAGATTGGCGTCTTCGCATGCGTTTGAACTTCGTTGTCAATTTCTCGTAGTACCTTCTAATCAAgcctttctctctttcgATTCGCAAAGCTTTAAACATCTGAGAATCATCATGAAATCCATACGAAATGATCTTGATGACCATCTCAGCAGTATACACGATGTAGAAAATAAACAAAATCCAGTCCACCCACATGTACCTTTTGTTAATCATATATTGTCGATCTACAGTCCATTCCTGATATGTAAGAAGAACTGTCTCGGCAATGAGAAGTGTAGTAATAGATTGATTCAGCCTGGAACCAGTAGCAAGTTCGTAGCAGCGCTTTCTAATGGGACTATtatagaggaagaattggagcGACCTACCATAGAGAGGAGGAGATCGAAGTGCCGGAGTTTCTGGCTCCTCATCCTCCTTTGTAGAGCTTACAAAGGATTGTTGACCGTATTGATCATTGAATGGATTGAGAATATCGATGATACTGGAAGGAGCTTCATCATGACCGtatgaagagttggaagCCGTCGCAGAAAGTGATCCAGAGGGATCTGAGTGACCTGTTAGATTTTGGAGATGGCCTCCATTCTCATAATCATGATGGAGATCATTCTCGTTGTGGTCGTCTTCATTATCGGCCTCTTCAGCCTCGTCATCGGctgcatcatcttctcctgcaTTCACTTTGTTTGAAAATTGTTTAAAAGCATTGCCAATTGCCTTCGCAGGAACATGCAGAGACGattctgcatcatcatgaCTGCCACTCATATTGTCCATCGGTATAACTTCATAGCTACTGCTTAGCGCCTCCAAATCTGTTCCTATCACAGAAGAACTGGCCCCCACAGATTCGTTCGCTGTTAAATTCACAGCAGAAGTTGACTGTAAAGGCGATGGGGCAAGAGGAGGTTTTCTACGTCTTTGACGTAGCGTGGACTTCTGGGAAGGCATCCACACACCCTCATGAGTCTGGTTATCACTGCCTAGGGCCAAATCAAGGCAATCGCTAAGCTCATTTTCGATAttaacatcttcttcatcatctccagaaagaaatgtAACTTCTTGAGAACCTAACGAAGACGGAGATGGCAAcatttgatcatcttcgaCAGACTCTGGTCGGGTATTTGTGGATTTGGCACGGCCCAACCTTTCTAGAATACTCTTGGAAGGTGCCAATGAACCATCACCATTATGACGAGATATGATATCACGTGGAACTGGTATCGTGGGTGAGAAGGGGGCGGAAAACGTCGAGCTCCAATTAGAGGTATCTAACTGAAGTAGAGGTTCGGCATCTGAAGAGTGACGCGGCTTTTTCCGAACAAATGTATCTTTGTGCTGTTTAGAAGTACCTTGTCGAGGCGGCTGCCGAGATGGCGGCTGCAGAAGCGGATTTCGAGAAAGGTGCCGAGACCGGTGCAGAGGCTGATGCTCATCGGAGTCAGATTCGCTATCACTGTAAGAAAACTGAATCGTAGGTACAGCGAAGGGATTGGAACCGGAATGgggtgaagaagaaccgGACCTGCGGCCGTCTCCATCTCCATGGCGATATTCTTTGATTGGAGGATCCATGTAGTGTGTATAGGATCCAGCTAATGAGTAAAATAGATACAGAAGTATAAGGAATCTTTAATCCGTACGGAATTTTTGATTGTAAGCGATCTGCAAACTTTTAAGTGGAGTCTCCGTTGGAGCCCGGTGGCCGTTGGAGCCGGTGGCCGTTGGAGCCGGTGGCCGTTGGAGCACAATCGCCAGGGAACACGATACTGCCCTACACATATTTAataaagaaattgattgCACTAAACACTCTGCATGGTAGTAAATAAACGAAATAGTATAAAGCGttactctttctcttctgaacTGGTCGAACTTGTAGAACTAGTTGACCCTCTCCTTTCGGCCAACATTGGCTTGTCAGCGTTGATCTCGTCGAACTTGGTATTGCTGTTGAGTTTGGGCTCAGgcagcagctgctgctgcttatAATAGGAATAAGGAATATTCATTAAATTAGGAGAAGTTCCAGGAGATGCGGCAGCCTGGTAATTATTAACCTTCTCTTGCGTGGCTTTCGATGAAGCGGAATTGTAGGAATTTGTGTTAAGCATACTGGTGCCAGAATGAGACTTGGCACCTCTGTCATATAACCAGCGATCCAAAAATGAAGACATAATATTAGGTATGAGTAAATGTTATCTGCTGTTCAGATTCAAGATACCGACAGATCTTACCCCTTATATACCAAATCGTTCTCCACACAATATTGTATGGTTTGTAATTTTCAAGTGTGGGGTAATTACaactgatgatgattaaTCGTAAAGGTCTTAGCTAATATAaaattatatatatatatatacagaTTAGTGGGGAGGGTGTATGTACGTTTACCACCGCTGACATGGACTTCGGTCATTTACCAGCGGCCCTAGTACTTTCCCTAATGTATTTCTCCTCCTCGTCCTTGCCCTTTAGCCCCATAGActccattttcttcctaaTAAACTTATCCctctcttcatccacgAACTCCTTCTCTCGTCTGCTTTCTATGCATTTTCTCATCGCCTTGCTGGATTTTCGGCACTTAAACCAAACCCCCATTCCAGCCGTCTTTTCACACTCTGCGAATTTCTGTACGTATTCATCACATGCTTTCCATGCATTATTTCGCCAATTCTGAAACACTTGTTTCTCCTCCTTAGGATTAAGCATCCAGACAGGAAACCCTTTCGtaaccttttctttctctatatCTTGTGGCATATCTAACTGCGTGTTCTATAAtgtagagaaagagagacGGGTGAGCTCAGCTGACTTTCGAGACgacaaagagaagaagaaaaaaatagggTCGCGAACTTCAACATTTAAAAAGCTGTTTACTAAGTAAGTTCAACCACCACCACAACGTTTCTACTTGACCATGGACTCTCTAAAAACGGCGATAACTGAAACGAACAGTGGTTTTGATATTCAGAATGATCTCAATTTACTTGACAGTATAGCAAATAACATCCAGCAATTGGACACTCTTAGGCAGACGGATATAGAGGCGCGTAGAGCTAAAAACAACAAACTAACAAAGCAGCTGAGCACGCTGTCCGCATCAATCAACCAGTTGAAGGGGTCAAATAAGATGAAAACGGCCCAAAAACAGTTaattgatttggagaatCAGATGTTTCATATTGCAGGAAATTTGACGACATTTAACATGGAGCTCAACTCTCTCAAATTGACGTACAACCAGGAATTGAAACGGTTAGACGAACTAGAAAATCAGCTACAGGAGATGAAAAACAGTTTTGAATTATCTGAAGATATCGAGGTTGCAGAAAGGGCCAAAATGATCAAGTTAAAGCTCTACGAATCATTGGGTATGAAACTGGACATACAAAACAAACAGGTTATGGTGCTAAATAAgaggaaaaacaaaagtGGCGTCTTGAAGCTTGAGAACTATAGTGAATACTTCATATCCAACTACATATGGGATAATATATAGATACATTTATGCACATGATTAAAAGTGTTTGGGATTATCTCTCAAGGATAACTTTGTCCACTTGGGCACAAAGTGAGCAGCCTTCCTGTAACCTCTAGAGTGCTTGTTGAAAACGGTATACTTATCTTTAGCTTCCATATCCTTTTCCTTGGGGAAATCATATTTCAACTGGTTGACTTTGCGGGTCTTCATACTATTGGCTTTGAGCCCTTGGAATAAATTCTCAATGTTAGCATCCACCTGCTGCATTCGCTTCCTCTGTCTATATTTTTGTGTGGACGACAATCTCCATGGACGCTTCCAAAGTAACCCACCAAGATTCACAAGCGTAGATCTGAACGGTCCGAGCATAATGAAGggtaaagaagagacaagGAATAAGGAAAACCATACCGACAGCCAAAGGACATCCGAATAAACCAGGGTAAAAAATTTGTCTGGTGTTGAAGCGACGCGACTATAAAATATATCGACCGGAGAGTAACTATTAGCTGATCTGCAGCAAACAAACAATCTCGTTTTCACTGGAATCTTGCTTCATTGCTCAAAGCCAGTGGAAATAGCCAGTCCAATTGGAAACGTGGATTTGGCCAAGTAATCTAATGCTTATCCTTTTTTCTACTTTGCAGCTGtcattcttcatcatcccGATTCCTAGTAGCTGATTCCCCCCTCTATATCTAATCTGCCCTCATTCTCACCAATCGCACAATCTCGCGTCCaacgtttttttttccgcggtattttttctttttcttcattcttgATGAATTCCCCAAAATTTCACTACGTCATCACAATAGTGAGGGTTACCGGGAGTTTTCCAATCATTCAGGATCAATATATCTGTTTCTGGTCTACCAGTTACTCTGTAGACTCTGTAAAGTCGGATAACTATGGCCATATTCAATCACTTTGCCGACCAATACGCTTAGCCGACCAATACGCTTAGCTTGCCCTAGCCTTGCCCTAGCCTCACCCCTGCTCTGTCGCAATCGCTGACCTTGTCACCAGTCGTGCCTTTTTTTTGTACGAGCCACGTAAACTTTTGCCACACCGAGTTCCTGGCGAGCTGCCACTACTACCCCAAACACTCTACGCCGTCCCACATCTTCTGCCCGCTGCACTCCGGCAGCGCAGCCATTTCCCTTTAAAACTTTTTCATACTGTTTATCAGCCATTTCTATTTTCTGGCATTTTGCCCTCTTGCTTCATTCCAATTCCTCAATAATTCGTACACTCTTCTTGTACAGCCTCATAGTATAGTCTCTCAAGTATAGTCTCTATCTTTTTGCATCTCTTCTGTACTTTGAGGGCATTCCCTCTTTATCATTCTTTACAATGAATAGCAATTCCTTTTTGGGCTTTAACAatccttcaaagtcttcGTCCAACCAAGGTCTCAACCAGGGTCTCAATCAACCCATCCAACCCATCCAATCAGGTCAATCCTCTTCTCAGCCCACTGTTCAGACCATCGGCGAAAAACCGAAGACCATCCATGTCGCCCACAGACGTTCGCCTAGTGAACTCACCACCTTGATGCTGGAACAGCTCAATCTTCAACGTCAATTGGAAGTTGTTCAGGcacagcaacagcagatTATGaaacaacagcagcagcttACTGAACAAGCGGGTTCGGCTACTTTGGGTCTGCAGTCTCTTTCCCTTTCACCCAATTCCCCTTCAAGCAATCAACTTGgccagcagcagcagcaactACAGCAACTacaacagcagcaattacagcaacaacaaccacAACCACATCATCGTCGTTCGTCCAGCTCAAATACGCTGCCTCCAGACCCCGACAACCTTTCTTACTCATCTCGGTACCATCGTCGGACTCAGTCTTCTGTCTCTGCATATcaccagcaacagcaacaacaacagcagcagcaacagcagcaaagCAAGTTGGACTCTCGTCCTCAAGCACTAGGGCATTCTCGAAGACACTCTTTAGGTCTATCAGAGGCTCGACGTGCAGCAGCAGAGGCACAAGCTCAAAGAGTACATTCTCCTTCTAAGTTGGGATCGCAGACAAATACTCAGACAATCACTTCTTATGCCAGTGCTGCTGCTCAGCTGCCGGCACCTCCTGCTCTCACGGTGACACCGTCTCTTGCACCGTCTCTTGCACCGCCTCCTCCTGGTTTAGCACCaccttctttcaaatttcctccttctcctggTCGTTTGGATCTTGAAGTAAACAATCCAATAACAGACGCTGTTCGTGGCTCTCAGTATACCCACGGTAGATCTCAATCCAGCCTGCTTCCAGGCACAACTGCATCACCCCAGCGCGGATTCCAATTTCCTCCTCGCGAGGATACACTCACTCCTCCTCAACCAGCATTTTCCGATCGCTTCAGAACAAGCCCAAGTCACAGAAGCACTGGCTCTGATAGTAGCAATTGGAGAAGTGCACAGTCTTCTCCATTTACACCCGGACATAACAGAAAACAAGGCTCTTACGGTGGATCTACATCGTCCTTATCCCAATTTCAAAATGGTCAACGGAAGTCTCTGTTTGCTCCCTATTTACCTCAATCTACTCTTCCAGAACTaattggagaaggaagattGGTCACTGGTATATTACGTgtcaacaagaagaaccGTAGTGATGCATACGTTTCCACAGACGGTATGTTAGATGCTGATATCTTTATTTGTGGTTCAAAGGATAGAAACAGAGCACTTGAAGGCGATCTGGTGGCCGTAGAATTgcttgttgttgatgaagtGTGGTCTTCAAAACgtgaaaaggaagagaaaaaacGTCGTAAGGATCGAATTACCACTTCTAATGCCAACAACGATGTTCATAATGATGCCAGCACAGGAGAGTCTGGATTTTTGAATCGTCGCGGATCACTCAAACAACGTCCTactcaaaagaagaatgatgacGTTGAGGTCGAGGGCCAATCGCTTTTACtagtggaagaagaacagattaATGATAATCAAAAACCTCTCTTTGCTGGCCATATCGTTGCCGTTATTGATAGAATTCCGGGACAACTGTTTTCGGGTACGCTAGGTTTATTAAGACCTTCTCAGGCTTCCAAAGACAACAAGAAGGGTAAAGATAACAGCAACaatatcaacaacaacaataataaTCATCGGCCAAAAATTGTTTGGTTCAAGCCAACCGATAAAAAGGTGCCACTTATTGCCATTCCAACGGAACAGGCACCAAAGGATTTTGTTGAAAATCACGACAAGTATGGTGATCAAATATTTGTCGCATCCATCAAGCGCTGGCCAATTACCTCTCTACATCCATTTGGTACTCTAGTTTCTCAACTCGGATGTATGGAGGAACCGAATGTTGAAGTGACCAGTATTTTGCGTGATAACAACTTCCAAGGAGATGAGTACTTAGAAAAGCCACTAGAGAGATATCTAAATGATTTACCTTCCGTTCAGGAAGGTATTCC is a window encoding:
- a CDS encoding uncharacterized protein (BUSCO:EOG093400TQ), yielding MQTGSYTHYMDPPIKEYRHGDGDGRRSGSSSPHSGSNPFAVPTIQFSYSDSESDSDEHQPLHRSRHLSRNPLLQPPSRQPPRQGTSKQHKDTFVRKKPRHSSDAEPLLQLDTSNWSSTFSAPFSPTIPVPRDIISRHNGDGSLAPSKSILERLGRAKSTNTRPESVEDDQMLPSPSSLGSQEVTFLSGDDEEDVNIENELSDCLDLALGSDNQTHEGVWMPSQKSTLRQRRRKPPLAPSPLQSTSAVNLTANESVGASSSVIGTDLEALSSSYEVIPMDNMSGSHDDAESSLHVPAKAIGNAFKQFSNKVNAGEDDAADDEAEEADNEDDHNENDLHHDYENGGHLQNLTGHSDPSGSLSATASNSSYGHDEAPSSIIDILNPFNDQYGQQSFVSSTKEDEEPETPALRSPPLYGRSLQFFLYNSPIRKRCYELATGSRLNQSITTLLIAETVLLTYQEWTVDRQYMINKRYMWVDWILFIFYIVYTAEMVIKIISYGFHDDSQMFKALRIEREKGLIRRYYEKLTTKFKRMRRRQSTDEANPFLDEGTETHNPVPKQTEAHRNTAVLMAPRAYLRADWNKIDFISIVSFWISFALSMSEVDIKYRCTVFRSLMCLKILRLFNITHGTRMCLKGIRAAGAQCKEVTLFLVCFWILFAVIGVQSFKTSLRRHCVWENPSNPAETYLQKLQFCGSYLDPTTKHAMPWLEADGSSSSQIKGFRCPIYSKCILSENPYGNTVSFDNIFHSLELVFVIMSANTFTDIMYYTMDSETIAASMFFIFSIFFLTVWLLNLVIAVIINSYRVHLEVMENRSQGKGSKFEIKLKMWHIRYADFVSHSKNITKLFNFSSVFVVIIMVSFIFECTKTSDDAMIAFNKYYRAQFVTTMILAGEILIRFLCFVPGGHCRVFFYSIANWIDLILAVITSVIIAPPIYKRLGALYGWLSVFQIARFYRVVISFGFLKEAWQSVFTRIKPFLHLCLFFVLSIYLIGIIMARMFENVISPEKFLVSNQLIMLNLPNVMLSLYTITSTENWTEILYYAQQSAANGFTRFFCSVCLISWFIFSNTVLLNIFIAIITENIGLPESEKKRQQIEQFYRKLKKATLHKETALFDSFRRRINNSQGAEATRTVLIEKMKMLMENYSSEQEPVHKEPSLVYLFGAWISDLFRFIPLYSRVMRALGRVYGRFVLLLKRWVARIKEKRNNAGVGTVDRSLALFPGNNSFRISCQKLVAPGRGVRTVGVQPIPFLRDTFSVIMFIASIAVIVVACYTTPLYKRRMGFYSNEWNWTLYLDLFFSILFTVEFIIKVVADGFAFGPCAYLGSSWNVIDFVVLISFWFAVFAVLFNEYTVLTIVGAIRALRGFRLLTITKGSREAFQFAVISGARRIFTAAIIALSLLIPFALWGLNLFRGKLGSCSDGDSSRAECALEFANEVFKWDVLSPNAFTYPYLEFNTFRHALFTMFQIISLEGWVDLLLNLMNITGFETSPNTFASPGNAIFIVLFNFFSIVLILNVFVSLIINNYSMQTGVAYLSEQQLAWYEVKKILGQVKPSKRIDSSHMSPFRKRLYDAFVSKNRHISRYVKGLLFIHLGGLLSEAYPMSTAGNDVRYAIFMISTSGLLIYNFLSLYAYGPKLFFSNKWNAFRLFVSSGAFVMTFVLFFIPKTTVYNNFDKLFLVAVILFIIPKVDTLNQLLRFASASLPSLFAIIYTWFVLFIVFAMALNQIFGLTRTGPNTTGNLNARTVPRALIMLFRCSFGEGWNYIMYDFAVIAPSCYGGHIYNTDCGEEGLAFVLFIVWNILSMYIFMNIMISVVINNFSYVYHGSGPHAAITREELRKFKRAWNKYDVYGSGYIRPDQFQSFLSSLDGVLSYHVYQKPYRVPEIAPQWITQNSANPYDLRLDFGRLNKVFAHIDFEKSAGRRDRYNYLVVETQLKAVQTEQGPMLKFTDVISEVGYYSRFEDSTCLTLEDFIKRTILMKRINRILRNMSIHAAVELAVTRLRFKSRTLMSSQQYNTAGFDPWTASDFGVSDDEDPFRDT
- a CDS encoding uncharacterized protein (BUSCO:EOG09344E5Y~EggNog:ENOG41) translates to MLGPFRSTLVNLGGLLWKRPWRLSSTQKYRQRKRMQQVDANIENLFQGLKANSMKTRKVNQLKYDFPKEKDMEAKDKYTVFNKHSRGYRKAAHFVPKWTKLSLRDNPKHF
- a CDS encoding uncharacterized protein (BUSCO:EOG0934075B) — protein: MNSNSFLGFNNPSKSSSNQGLNQGLNQPIQPIQSGQSSSQPTVQTIGEKPKTIHVAHRRSPSELTTLMLEQLNLQRQLEVVQAQQQQIMKQQQQLTEQAGSATLGLQSLSLSPNSPSSNQLGQQQQQLQQLQQQQLQQQQPQPHHRRSSSSNTLPPDPDNLSYSSRYHRRTQSSVSAYHQQQQQQQQQQQQQSKLDSRPQALGHSRRHSLGLSEARRAAAEAQAQRVHSPSKLGSQTNTQTITSYASAAAQLPAPPALTVTPSLAPSLAPPPPGLAPPSFKFPPSPGRLDLEVNNPITDAVRGSQYTHGRSQSSLLPGTTASPQRGFQFPPREDTLTPPQPAFSDRFRTSPSHRSTGSDSSNWRSAQSSPFTPGHNRKQGSYGGSTSSLSQFQNGQRKSLFAPYLPQSTLPELIGEGRLVTGILRVNKKNRSDAYVSTDGMLDADIFICGSKDRNRALEGDLVAVELLVVDEVWSSKREKEEKKRRKDRITTSNANNDVHNDASTGESGFLNRRGSLKQRPTQKKNDDVEVEGQSLLLVEEEQINDNQKPLFAGHIVAVIDRIPGQLFSGTLGLLRPSQASKDNKKGKDNSNNINNNNNNHRPKIVWFKPTDKKVPLIAIPTEQAPKDFVENHDKYGDQIFVASIKRWPITSLHPFGTLVSQLGCMEEPNVEVTSILRDNNFQGDEYLEKPLERYLNDLPSVQEGIPGRRDLSGEYVLAFSENGTVSDHAMHVKVVSSTRIELGIHIADVTYFIRRDSSLDKRARKRSHGVTLPQKTVGLLPEPVAEAISFHVNQPCLALSVVFEVDSATFEVADVWMGETVVRPAQRVSYETVSTLLQSGSSAADSATAGYVATLELIAARLRKKRLGNPDLDPRSSTSLLDQLDDERVRPTLNIYDSEPAETLVSEIFHAVNSAVAQKIHSGLGSRSLLRRYPMPTLSKFEVHLAKIERLGVKLDTSNAATFQNSVLSITDPVKRAAVQTILVKCMPRGRYIVAGRAQQNLGHYLFNTPTYTHFTSPLRRYTDFVVHRQLKTVISGSVDQYPETEESLKVTCDYCNFKKDCARAAQDQAVHLLLCQTVNDMSRETGQVLCTGVVLQVYESSFDVYLPEFGIEKRVHGDQLPVRKAEFNKGERVLELYWEPGVDAATYVPEDENDALSYRASIRNKYRAPAVDAASHQANNNYLLSSQMTARLQSMHLKPPMLNLAPKDNTDSYLDAFLRMCVTRVEGDNHIQEVRVLQHIPVLLRSEIGMALPCLTVRTLNPF